Genomic DNA from Salvia miltiorrhiza cultivar Shanhuang (shh) chromosome 1, IMPLAD_Smil_shh, whole genome shotgun sequence:
TCCTTTAAATGGATGTGAATTTTGTTGGGCTAGTTTCTACTGACATTATTCCAGACAAATTTGATGCTTCACTGTTCTAAAGTTATGTTTCACaacataataatttttatattgaaCGTAGAAACTGAAAAAATGGTGGAATCTATTGGTTATAGCTTGCTTGATTAGGATATGATCCCATTGGGTGATTTGCCTTGAAACAGTCAAAATTATTTGACAAATAGCTATTTAATGgagttaattatttattttgtagcTTGCAAATGCTGAGGAATACATTGATGGGCAGTGCACTGGAAGCCTCGGAGAAATCTTGATCAGGTTTCATTCATCTTCTCCCCAATCATCTTTCAAGTACATACGGCATTCTTGGACGAAATGGACGTACATACTGAAGTTTAATGTGACTAGATAAATATTTCCATCTGTACAAATGCCACTTCTCATATAATGAAGTGTATCTTTTCATACGAGCATTTGTTACCTTGAGGAATTAATTGCATAAGTTGAGGATAGAATGTTCAGCAGCTTGGCTTTAAGAAGCATTACGAGTTCAGAGAAAAACGGTTACTATGCAGGCATTATTATTGATGAAATCTTTTTGGGTTATCTTGTGCAGATGCAATAATGTTCTGTATCTTCGCGGCGTCCCTGAGGATGAAGAGATTGAAGAAGCTGACCGTGATTAGTCGGCATTCACATCTATCGTATCATTGTATGCCTAATTGAACTGGAGTGAGATCTTGCATTGTGTAGTAGATGTACTTGACAGGCATTCTATCTttgttcatgtaaaatttgtgAACATGAGCTATGTGGAAGGGATATATTTGTTCTTAACTTGTTTCAGATCAGtccagaaaattaaaaaaatgacttTAAACTCGTTTGGTGTAGTTTATTTATTCGGTTGGATATGAAGTTTATTTAGCCTATTTTATGCAATGGGTTTGAGTAGAAGGCATTGATTGGTTATTTAATTCTCCccaaactataatttattgtaatttattGCATGAAGACATACTTAAAGGATTAGGATAGCCATAATTGCAATTGACAAAATATCGAAAATCGTTGATTTTTATACGATTTGGTGCTTTGTCAAATggcaattttatttatttatttattattattttttatttttttattttttttacggAAAGATGTGTTTGATAGCTGAAATGAGATAAGGGatgataaataaaacttagataaataatatagattGAATGAGattgttaatattttatagGTGTTTGATAGTTAAAATAGAATTCTTGcataactaatttttttgtttgatagacaatatataacttaagattaaattaacaaattacCTTATTGACCTTAatttaagaagaagaaaaaaaggacCAATCAGACTATCACAAACACAAATGTCCAAAGCCTACTCCCACCACTTTTCCCTTAGAACACGTACCCCCACCCCCGCCCACCACCCCTCCCCTCCCCTTTCTTCTTCACAGCACAGGCTCACCCCCAACCCCCATCCCTTTATTCTTCTCAAGAATAGCAGAAATTATCAACTACCCCAACACCCCCTCCCCCATCCCTCCCGACTCCGCCGCTCCCCAACACTCCGCCGCCGCGCCAACACTTCCGTCTCTTAATTACACCACCCAATCACGCCGCTCAGTTGCGCTGCCATGCTCCAATCGCACCGTCGTCGCCATGCCCCAATATCTTCGCAccatttctttttcaattttgtgGACAGCGAGGGCGGGGGTCGATGAGGGCTCTGGTGGTGGAATATCGCTAATCTCCTTCCAACGATTGTTACCTGGTCGCAATTCAGCTCCCAATGATGGAGAAGACGAATCCACAGCATGTGTTTACTTTGGCGAGGTATGAAAAATAAAGATTTGAACTTTGATTTCGAAAGGAAAAAGTTAGAAAAATTCACTGATTGGTGCACTTTAGGGAGATTTGACACGAAATCTGGTTCGTCCAGTGAAGAACTCCTCTTCGGGGAGAAAATCGATTTTGGAGTGAAATAAGCAAATACCGATTTTGGAGTTATTTGAGGGAGAAAATTGGAAACACAAAAC
This window encodes:
- the LOC131006288 gene encoding probable small nuclear ribonucleoprotein F isoform X2; this translates as MATVPVNPKPFLNNLTGKPVMVKLKWGMEYKGYLVSVDSYMNLQLANAEEYIDGQCTGSLGEILIRCNNVLYLRGVPEDEEIEEADRD
- the LOC131006288 gene encoding probable small nuclear ribonucleoprotein F isoform X1; this encodes MATVPVNPKPFLNNLTGKPVMVKLKWGMEYKGYLVSVDSYMNLQLANAEEYIDGQCTGSLGEILIRFHSSSPQSSFKYIRHSWTKWTYILKFNVTR